GTAGAACGGTGTTCGCGCTGATCGAGGACGGCCCGATGATCATGGGCGGGTCGTTCACCCGGGCGGGGCCGGAGCGGACCGACAACATTGCGGGCTGGGCGGAAGGGCAGTGGGATTCCGGGACGTTCCAGGGTGGCCTCTCCGGCCCGGTCCACACGTTGACCGTGGTCATCGGAGCCCGCATCGTGGGCGGTGAGTTCACCCACAACCTCGCGCGTCATATCGACTGCCCGCTGGATCCCAACGCCGATTTCGACGGCGACGGCATCTGCGGCGACGTCGACAACTGTCCGCGCGACTACAACCCGGGGCAGGAGAATGGTCCCGACGGGGACGACATCCCGGATGCCTGCGACACCTGCCCGGCCCTCGACGATCCGCTGCAGGTCGACACGGATGGGGACGGCGCGGGCGACGGCTGTGACTGCGCCCCTGCGAACCCGTTCGTGATAGCCACACCCGGGGAGGTGACCGGCCTGCTCATGGCCGCTGATGGCAGCACGCTGACCTGGTCGGATAGCGTCGCCGCCGCGGCCGGCCGGGACACTGTCTACGACCTGCTGCGCGGCCGGGTGGACGAGTTGCCCCTCGGCTCGGGCCCTTCCGAGCAATGCCTCGCCCAGGCGCTGGACGCGCCCTCCGCGCAGGACACCACGCCGCCGCCGGCCGGCGTCGTCTTCTGGTACGTCGTCCGCGCTGCCAACACCTGCGGCCAGGGAACCTGGGGCACCGAATCCTCCGGCGCCGCGCGCACCAGCTCGACCTGCCCGTAGCCGGTCGGTCGGTTGTCGCAGCGCTCCGATCTGCCGGCGGGAACGGTCTGCTCTGGTGGCCGGTGTCGGCTCGGCTCCACCTTGCGGTCCGCTGGTCGGAAGACCACGGCCGGTTCGCCGGGTGATGCACGCCTCGAGATCGCTGTCGATGTCGCGGATCCGCATGCCGTCGCCGGTGGGTCAGTCTTCGATTGCCGCGTGGGTCAGATTTGGTTTGCCGCGCTCACATCACGTTTCTCAGGCGGCTTCTGCATGGTGCAGATCGTCCGATTGTTCTGATCGTGGATGGCCATCCGAGTCACAAAGCCAAGAAGGTGCGCGAATTCGTCAAGTCCACGAAGGGGAAGCTGCAGCTCTTCTTCTCGCCCCCGTACTCACCCGAGCCGAATCCCGACGAACTCGTTTGGAACGACCTCGAGAACAACGGTATTGGCCGGATTGCGATCACCGGTCCCGATCAACTTCGGCGTGAAGTCATTTCTCATCTCCGTCGGCTCCAGAGGCTCCCAGAACTCATTCGGTCGTTCTTCAGGGCTCCCACAACCCGCTATGCCGCGTAATGTCGCGATAATACTGCGACCCTTGGCATAGCTGCCATGGAAGGGCCTGGGAAGAACGCCGATTTCCTGCCCGTTACCGTGTTCCCGCTGATTCGCCACTGTGCATCTTCGGTAGGTGCGCGAGCACGGATGGTAGGTGCCATCCTTCGCGGAGCTACCCGTCAGGGACAGTGGTTCGGGTTCGAGTTCGTCCTCTCCTCCCCGGAGGTGGTCGCGCCCAGCGTCCCAGCGACGGCGCAGGCGAGGTTGCGGCCCGCTACGAGGAAGAAGAAGCCGTTCCCGGCCGGGGGGCTCTGCTCCTCCTCGAAGGTGGTGTCGGTCAGGTCCGGGTCGCGGTCGTTCTGGCAACTGCCGTAGTCCGAATCGCTCAACTGAGAGAAGTTGCCGCGGTGGAGATCGTACTCGTCCGCAAAGCTCGCACTCTGCCAGGTGATGGTCGTCACGGAATCCCCGTCCGCGTGCAACCCGGTGACCTCCGGCGGCACACCTCCCGCCGCGTTGCCCGGTGCGCAGTCCGTCTCGTCGTCTTGGCCGTCCCCGTCCCAGTCCCCCTGACAGGCGTCTCCCACGTTGTTGCCGTCGCTGTCCGCCTGGTCCGCATTGGCTACGAGAGGGCAGTTGTCGGGAAGCTGAGTGATGCCATCCCCGTCGAGATCGTAGGGGCTGATCAACCAGACTGAGGGGAGAACATCATCTGGACTTCCAACAGAAGACGCCGCCACAACCTCATCCGCGCCATCACCGTTGAGATCGGCAACGGCGCTCAACTGGAGCTTGTCAAGGCTCATAGCGCCGATGATTTCCAGATCGTGGTCACGAGTGTCTATGCCGAGGTCCGCCGGGAAGGTAATGGGCCCGAGAAAGGCAGTCAGTTCTCCTGCCCGATCTCTCGACTCTGCCGGGCCGTCGGCTTCTCGCGCCCCATTGACGAGGTCGGGGTTCCCATCACCGTTCAGGTCCCCTACTCGGCACGTCAGTGCAAACTGGTCTCCTGAGTCTGCTCCATAGATTCTCAGATCGTGGGTTGTTGCGAGATCCACCACCGCGGGATCGGGCCAGGTCTCCCCGAGTTCCAGAGAAAGGAACTCCCCCGCGTACTTGCCGGTGTTGTCGCGGCCCCACGCCAGGCGCGCACCGATCTCCAGCTCGGTGGTCCCGTCGGAATCGATGTCCCCGACATCGAGCCCTCGGCTCGCGCCGCTCTGATCACCTGGATCCACCCCGTAGATGAACAGGTCCGGCCATTCCACCGCGAGGTCGATCAGCGACGGCCAGACCGACCTCCCGCGGAAGACATGGATATCACCGCAGTTCTCTCGCTGGTCCGTCGGGCCATCACCGAGCCGGGCGGAGATGACCAGATCGTCGATGCCGTCCTGATCGAGATCCCCCGCGGTCAGATTGGCTCCGAAACCGTCTCCGGGCTTGCTCGTGATAGTGACATCGGCATCGCCCCATTTCATGTTCATCTCGGCCGGCCAGGTTGTTCGGCCGAAGAGAACGTAGACTCTGCCAGCTTTGCCCGTCTCCGCATAGTCAAGGGAGTTGATATCGTCGAGAACGAGGTCTTGGGTGCCATCGCCGTTCAGATCGGCGATGATCGGGTTGTAGCAGAGCGCTCCATGGTAGAAGCCGCCGTAGATCACAAGTCCAGGGTCCGTAAGCAGATCGATCTCCCCGGCCAGCGAAGGACTGCCGAAGATCACGTGGGCCTGCCCTTCGATCCAGTTGTTGCCCACCTGCCGATCCGCATACGGCGCACAGAGTACGATGTCGTCGTAACCGTCAGCATTGATGTCACCACAGGTGACGCCCCATCCCAGTGTGTCGGATGTTCTCTGTCCCATGATGTGGAGAGTCCGCGACGTGGTGATCTGGAGCGGGCCATGCCATCGTGACCGGCGTCCGAGAACCAGGTCGGCCTCGCCGCAATCCCCCCGGCTGTTGTCCGGGCCGTCTCCCAGATGGTTACCGATGACAAGATCTTGGATCCCATCTCCGTTGACATCGCACGACGCTATTGCTCCACCTGTTGCATCCATGAGTTCTTCGCCGTCAATGCGTACAGCGTCGGAATCACTTGCAAGGTCAATCATCAGAGGATCAACCTGTTGGCCCAGAAGAGAGGGCTCCGGCCCCACCGCAGCCATGAGGGCCGCGGCGAGACCGGCGCTGGAACGAAAGGTACTGCCAAACCGGCTGGTCCATCCACTCACGGCGTGGCTCCGTCGCCGGCCCGGAGGCTTTCGAGGCGGTACCACCTGTCGTG
This is a stretch of genomic DNA from Acidobacteriota bacterium. It encodes these proteins:
- a CDS encoding thrombospondin type 3 repeat-containing protein, translated to MFALIEDGPMIMGGSFTRAGPERTDNIAGWAEGQWDSGTFQGGLSGPVHTLTVVIGARIVGGEFTHNLARHIDCPLDPNADFDGDGICGDVDNCPRDYNPGQENGPDGDDIPDACDTCPALDDPLQVDTDGDGAGDGCDCAPANPFVIATPGEVTGLLMAADGSTLTWSDSVAAAAGRDTVYDLLRGRVDELPLGSGPSEQCLAQALDAPSAQDTTPPPAGVVFWYVVRAANTCGQGTWGTESSGAARTSSTCP
- a CDS encoding thrombospondin type 3 repeat-containing protein, with translation MIDLASDSDAVRIDGEELMDATGGAIASCDVNGDGIQDLVIGNHLGDGPDNSRGDCGEADLVLGRRSRWHGPLQITTSRTLHIMGQRTSDTLGWGVTCGDINADGYDDIVLCAPYADRQVGNNWIEGQAHVIFGSPSLAGEIDLLTDPGLVIYGGFYHGALCYNPIIADLNGDGTQDLVLDDINSLDYAETGKAGRVYVLFGRTTWPAEMNMKWGDADVTITSKPGDGFGANLTAGDLDQDGIDDLVISARLGDGPTDQRENCGDIHVFRGRSVWPSLIDLAVEWPDLFIYGVDPGDQSGASRGLDVGDIDSDGTTELEIGARLAWGRDNTGKYAGEFLSLELGETWPDPAVVDLATTHDLRIYGADSGDQFALTCRVGDLNGDGNPDLVNGAREADGPAESRDRAGELTAFLGPITFPADLGIDTRDHDLEIIGAMSLDKLQLSAVADLNGDGADEVVAASSVGSPDDVLPSVWLISPYDLDGDGITQLPDNCPLVANADQADSDGNNVGDACQGDWDGDGQDDETDCAPGNAAGGVPPEVTGLHADGDSVTTITWQSASFADEYDLHRGNFSQLSDSDYGSCQNDRDPDLTDTTFEEEQSPPAGNGFFFLVAGRNLACAVAGTLGATTSGEERTNSNPNHCP